A genomic stretch from Hemicordylus capensis ecotype Gifberg chromosome 5, rHemCap1.1.pri, whole genome shotgun sequence includes:
- the LOC128327439 gene encoding cell surface glycoprotein 1-like, with amino-acid sequence MRKDKAGSGKERADFERRCSSQEEKRCIRGGERFRNKNSLYNFGIAGDNDERLAFQEDLPTSAARTRTVPPTPFCSRTNFSPDHLLQPAPGRSHTPLLQPAPGQSRPPGWSLTPFCSQPLDHPTHPFCSWPRDSPSPPSAASPGTVPHPPFCSRPRDSPAPPLLQPAPGQARTPLLQPAPGQARTPLLQPAPGQARTPLLQPAPGQARTPLLQPAPGQARTPLLQPAPGQARTPLLQPAPGLSRTPLLQPAPGLSRTPLLQPAPGLSRTPLLQPAPGLSRTPLLQPAPGLSRTPLLQPAPGLSRTPLLQPAPGLSRTPLLQPAPGLSRTPLLQPAPGLSRTPLLQPAPGLSRTPLLQPEPGLSRTPLCSRPHDSAAPPLLHTHPGSGPDLPPSCNWPQFSPAPRP; translated from the exons ATGCGTAAAGATAAAGCAGGATCTGGCAAGGAAAGAGCGGACTTTGAAAGAAGGTGTAGTAGTCAAGAAGAGAAGAGGTGTATCCGGGGAGGGGAGCGG TTCAGAAATAAGAATAGTCTATATAACTTTGGTATTGCAGGAGATAATGATGAGAGGCTGGCATTTCAGGAGGACCTCCCCACTTCTGCAGCCAGAACCAGgacagtcccacccacccccttctgcagccggaccAACTTCAGTCCTGACCaccttctgcagccagccccggGACGGTCCcacaccccccttctgcagccagccccgggacagtcccgacCCCCCGGATGGTCCCtcacccccttctgcagccagcccctGGACCATCCCACACACCCCTTCTGCAGctggccccgggacagtccctcacccccttctgcagccagccccggGACAGTCCCACACCCCCCTTTCTGCAGcaggccccgggacagtcccgcacccccccttctgcagccggccccgggacaggcccgcaccccccttctgcagccggccccgggacaggcccgcaccccccttctgcagccggccccgggacaggcccgcaccccccttctgcagccggccccgggacaggcccgcaccccccttctgcagccggccccgggacaggcccgcaccccccttctgcagccggccccgggacaggcccgcaccccccttctgcagccggccccgggcctgtcccgtaccccccttctgcagccggccccgggcctgtcccgtaccccccttctgcagccggccccgggcctgtcccgtaccccccttctgcagccggccccgggcctgtcccgcaccccccttctgcagccggccccgggcctgtcccgcaccccccttctgcagccggccccgggcctgtcccgtaccccccttctgcagccggccccgggcctgtcccgcaccccccttctgcagccggccccgggcctgtcccgcaccccccttctgcagccggccccgggcctgtcccgcaccccccttctgcagccggccccgggcctgtcccgcaccccccttctgcagccggaaccggggctgtcccgcaccccctTATGCAGCCGGCCCCACGACAGTGCCGCACCCCCacttctgcacacacaccctggctcTGGGCCAGACCTACCTCCTTCCTGCAACTGGCCACAGTTTAGTCCTGCCCCCCGCCCTTGA